The following are from one region of the Advenella mimigardefordensis DPN7 genome:
- the nuoG gene encoding NADH-quinone oxidoreductase subunit NuoG: MVELTIDGKPVSVPEGSMVMHAASELGLYVPHFCYHKKLSIAANCRMCLVEVEKAPKALPACATPVTQGMVVHTCSAKAVAAQKSVMEFLLINHPLDCPICDQGGECQLQDLAVGYGNDESRYREEKRVVFHKDVGPLVSAEEMSRCIHCTRCVRFGQEVAGVMELGMLNRGEHSEIQTFVGNAIESELSGNMIDLCPVGALTSKPFRYTARTWELARRRSISAHDSVGSNLVVQVKGDQVKRVVPFENEEINECWISDKDRWSYEGLNVADRLQTPMIKGDDGVWREASWNDALTAAAQVLERINQTHGDGQIGALATEYSTVEELALLARLTRGLGSQHIDFRLRQTDAGFEQSLQGLPWLGMPIAELNTLDRVLVIGSVLRKDHPLFAQRLRQAAKHGTQIVIIDTTGDDPLIPTAKRITVAPDQLPAFVAQVAAAGKSAEQAVPAPGKQDLTAADVAAILAGGSKSAVFLGNMAVASPHASQLAVQAQTIAQQVNGTLGFLTAGANTVGGYLAGAVATEDGMNVAKMMNNPLKAYLVLHAEPALDMDDGDKAEKMLAGAFSIALTSYKSAAESWARIMLPVAPFTETSGTFVNAEGRAQSFKGVVAGLGQSRPAWKVLRVLGNILKLTDFEDETSESVRDSVLLNGFAAKLSNKVTAVAGAATAAPVADGALQRVADLPIYRTDAIVRRAESLQQAPASAAPVARLNAATLARLGVQSGDTVKVRGSNGNDIQIQAKQDDRLADNTVRIAQGFAQTAALGSAFGNVFVEKL, translated from the coding sequence ATGGTTGAACTTACCATAGACGGAAAACCCGTATCAGTGCCCGAAGGCAGCATGGTTATGCATGCCGCCAGCGAACTGGGTCTGTACGTTCCGCATTTCTGTTATCACAAGAAGCTGTCCATTGCGGCCAACTGTCGTATGTGTCTGGTAGAAGTCGAAAAGGCGCCCAAGGCGCTGCCGGCATGTGCCACACCGGTGACGCAGGGCATGGTGGTGCACACCTGCTCAGCCAAGGCGGTTGCTGCGCAAAAAAGTGTGATGGAGTTTCTGCTGATCAACCACCCGCTGGATTGTCCTATCTGTGATCAGGGCGGCGAGTGTCAGTTGCAGGATCTGGCCGTGGGCTACGGCAATGACGAATCACGTTACCGTGAAGAAAAACGGGTGGTTTTCCATAAGGATGTCGGCCCGTTGGTGTCTGCAGAAGAAATGAGTCGCTGCATTCACTGTACCCGCTGTGTCCGTTTCGGCCAGGAAGTGGCCGGTGTCATGGAACTGGGCATGCTCAATCGCGGTGAACATTCTGAAATTCAGACGTTTGTGGGCAATGCCATTGAATCTGAATTGTCCGGCAATATGATTGATTTGTGCCCTGTTGGTGCACTTACTTCCAAACCGTTCCGCTATACCGCGCGTACCTGGGAGCTGGCGCGTCGCCGCTCAATCAGCGCACACGATAGCGTAGGTTCCAATCTGGTGGTACAGGTCAAGGGCGATCAGGTGAAACGGGTCGTGCCGTTCGAGAACGAAGAGATTAATGAATGCTGGATCAGCGACAAGGATCGCTGGTCCTATGAAGGCCTTAACGTTGCCGACCGTCTGCAAACGCCCATGATCAAGGGCGATGACGGCGTATGGCGCGAGGCTTCCTGGAATGACGCACTCACAGCCGCCGCACAGGTGCTGGAGCGCATTAACCAAACGCATGGTGACGGCCAGATCGGTGCACTTGCTACGGAATACTCTACCGTCGAAGAGCTGGCCTTGCTGGCTCGCCTGACGCGTGGCCTGGGTTCGCAGCACATCGATTTCCGCTTGCGCCAGACCGATGCCGGTTTTGAGCAGTCACTGCAGGGTTTGCCCTGGCTGGGCATGCCCATTGCCGAACTGAATACCCTGGACCGGGTGCTGGTGATTGGTTCAGTGCTGCGCAAGGATCATCCGCTGTTCGCGCAGCGCCTGCGTCAGGCAGCCAAACACGGCACCCAGATCGTTATTATTGATACAACCGGCGACGATCCGCTGATCCCCACTGCAAAACGGATAACTGTTGCACCGGATCAGTTACCGGCTTTTGTGGCTCAGGTGGCAGCAGCAGGCAAGTCTGCAGAGCAGGCAGTACCGGCACCGGGCAAACAGGATCTGACGGCTGCTGATGTCGCAGCCATTCTGGCTGGCGGCAGCAAGAGCGCAGTGTTCCTGGGTAATATGGCTGTCGCGTCGCCACACGCGTCGCAACTGGCTGTTCAGGCTCAGACCATTGCACAGCAGGTTAATGGCACACTGGGTTTCCTGACAGCGGGCGCCAATACGGTAGGTGGCTATCTTGCCGGTGCCGTGGCGACGGAAGACGGTATGAACGTGGCCAAAATGATGAACAATCCGCTCAAGGCGTATCTGGTTCTGCACGCCGAGCCGGCGCTGGACATGGATGATGGCGACAAGGCAGAAAAAATGCTGGCCGGTGCCTTCTCCATTGCACTTACTTCATATAAATCAGCAGCAGAGAGCTGGGCACGCATCATGCTGCCGGTTGCGCCGTTTACTGAAACCTCCGGCACGTTTGTGAATGCCGAAGGCCGTGCGCAAAGCTTCAAGGGCGTGGTTGCCGGTCTGGGACAAAGTCGTCCGGCCTGGAAAGTGCTCCGCGTCCTGGGCAATATTCTGAAGCTGACAGACTTTGAAGACGAGACATCCGAATCCGTACGCGACAGCGTGCTGCTCAACGGCTTTGCCGCCAAGCTCTCCAACAAGGTCACAGCGGTAGCCGGCGCAGCGACAGCAGCACCGGTAGCCGATGGTGCCCTGCAGCGTGTGGCCGATCTGCCGATCTATCGTACCGACGCCATTGTGCGTCGTGCCGAATCACTGCAGCAGGCGCCCGCCAGCGCCGCACCGGTAGCCCGCCTGAACGCAGCAACGCTTGCGCGCCTGGGCGTTCAAAGCGGCGATACCGTAAAGGTGCGTGGCAGCAACGGTAACGATATACAAATCCAGGCTAAGCAGGATGATCGCCTGGCAGACAATACAGTTCGCATCGCCCAGGGCTTTGCACAAACTGCCGCACTTGGCAGTGCTTTCGGTAATGTATTCGTGGAGAAACTTTGA